The Lysobacter sp. HDW10 genome window below encodes:
- a CDS encoding chemotaxis protein CheB has product MSSAENVVTVLLAAPCEARDALRSALESTRQSLVEVDPLTSDADSVLKHAPKNVVVLLDGNTEDALDKFDSVLADPSIRLLFEEASVVTSRQGWDSARWSRHLAAKLIGSDDFLPEGVGDDQGFVAPKPRDAGRRTDTDSRAAAEDGEPERSIEPALEDTVETGVTEDVVVSMPVVEESEPEIEVLAVAPIASVEDVEEPIDYDPGSFAEIDAVPDADIVPPAPSTEDVASKGVPSAAQDASWEMFQAYDVEDSWKPSAPAAPAAHQDLEALIASVAAVDEETPIPPVKRATLAVDSAGENEAALDSEFSFQTGTSPAGLQTAEALEAPAQPNDLPLESDAIRATNVTAALDAPESPREWALTDHDDVPEVHVETPESTLSNFDIPGSRFSTLSLMDDGTDGLEASEDTDDAVHEVPRDGGVFLLGGAGGPDPLRTVLGTLPAAFPRPLFIMQHLDAANYDRLARQMERASNMKVELAVPGLHIQRGTAYVISPGVTVRKIPNGYAFEEDSARRGFIDFTDQFPGSDSAIVFLSGADVDWTETGSKFKARGAWVAAQAENGCFDFAVPSIMISRSAEALDAMSIAQKLNARWNKEEQQ; this is encoded by the coding sequence GTGAGCAGCGCTGAGAACGTCGTGACCGTGTTGCTCGCCGCGCCTTGTGAGGCGCGCGATGCCCTGCGCAGTGCGCTGGAAAGTACACGTCAATCCTTGGTCGAAGTCGATCCCCTGACGTCTGACGCCGATAGCGTTTTGAAGCACGCACCGAAGAACGTGGTCGTGCTTTTGGATGGCAATACAGAAGACGCGCTGGATAAATTTGACAGCGTGTTGGCAGACCCTTCCATTCGGTTGTTGTTTGAAGAAGCCAGTGTCGTGACGTCGCGTCAGGGCTGGGACTCAGCACGGTGGTCGCGCCACTTGGCCGCAAAGCTCATTGGCAGCGACGATTTCCTACCCGAGGGCGTCGGTGACGACCAAGGGTTTGTGGCGCCCAAGCCGCGTGATGCCGGGCGTAGAACGGATACGGATTCGCGTGCCGCCGCCGAGGACGGCGAACCGGAGCGAAGTATTGAACCTGCGCTCGAAGACACCGTCGAGACAGGCGTGACCGAAGACGTCGTGGTATCAATGCCCGTCGTTGAAGAAAGCGAACCCGAAATCGAAGTCCTTGCAGTCGCGCCCATCGCCTCTGTAGAAGACGTCGAAGAACCCATTGACTACGATCCCGGCAGCTTTGCCGAAATCGATGCTGTGCCGGATGCAGATATCGTGCCGCCGGCACCGAGCACGGAAGATGTCGCATCAAAAGGTGTCCCATCAGCTGCGCAAGACGCGAGCTGGGAAATGTTTCAAGCCTACGATGTGGAAGACAGTTGGAAGCCCAGTGCGCCAGCCGCACCCGCTGCGCACCAAGATCTCGAGGCGCTGATCGCAAGCGTTGCAGCCGTAGACGAAGAAACACCGATTCCACCGGTGAAGCGCGCAACGCTCGCCGTTGATAGTGCAGGAGAGAACGAAGCAGCGCTGGACAGTGAATTCAGTTTTCAAACAGGCACATCACCTGCTGGCCTGCAAACCGCGGAAGCACTTGAAGCACCTGCGCAACCGAATGACTTGCCGCTCGAAAGCGATGCCATTCGCGCAACCAACGTCACCGCTGCACTCGATGCACCCGAGTCGCCAAGAGAGTGGGCGTTGACCGATCACGATGACGTGCCGGAAGTGCACGTTGAAACACCCGAAAGCACCTTGTCGAACTTCGATATTCCAGGCTCTCGATTCTCGACCTTGTCCTTGATGGATGACGGTACCGATGGTCTAGAAGCCAGCGAAGATACCGACGATGCCGTCCATGAAGTACCACGCGACGGTGGCGTGTTCCTATTAGGTGGCGCCGGTGGACCTGATCCGCTGCGTACCGTGTTGGGCACCTTGCCCGCAGCTTTCCCAAGACCGCTGTTCATCATGCAGCATTTGGATGCGGCCAATTACGACCGTTTGGCACGACAAATGGAACGCGCTTCGAATATGAAAGTCGAGCTGGCGGTACCAGGACTGCATATTCAACGCGGTACCGCCTATGTCATTTCTCCCGGCGTGACTGTGCGCAAGATCCCGAACGGTTATGCATTCGAAGAAGACAGCGCGCGTCGCGGTTTCATCGACTTCACCGATCAATTTCCGGGCTCAGACAGCGCGATTGTGTTCTTGAGCGGTGCGGATGTGGATTGGACGGAAACGGGTTCCAAGTTCAAAGCGCGTGGCGCGTGGGTTGCGGCGCAAGCAGAGAATGGCTGTTTCGACTTCG